In Phaseolus vulgaris cultivar G19833 chromosome 10, P. vulgaris v2.0, whole genome shotgun sequence, a single genomic region encodes these proteins:
- the LOC137818275 gene encoding uncharacterized protein isoform X1, translating into MKNLQSSEELQSSTQAYHEPKSEQPNNHTTDAPVTDTGSASATSNDSKKVSRQDIEFVQNLIERCLQLYMNKDEVVKTLLTRAKIDPGFTTLVWQKLEEENADFFRAYYIRLKLKKQILLFNHLLEHQYHLMKCPMPAKVPLAPIQNGIHPMPVNNLPMGYPVLQQPPMQATGQPHHLDSMGCGLSSCHVVNGVPAPGNFHPIRMNSGNDMVMDHNAPDMAPVIQPNGTMSSVSEMPVSPTSVASSGHFPFTASEISGMGADASALDTAFTSDVASSVGLQLAPDGGNGISRSLDQIQWNFSLSDLTADLPNLGDLGALGNYPGSPFLPSDSDILLESPDQQDIVDDFFVNSEPPCSQSDEDKS; encoded by the exons ATGAAGAACTTGCAG AGCTCAGAAGAATTACAGTCATCAACTCAAGCTTATCATGAGCCCAAGAGTGAACAACCAAACAATCATACAACTGATGCTCCTGTCACAGACACAGGCTCAGCTTCTGCTACAAGTAATGACAGTAAAAAAGTTTCACGGCAGGATATTGAGTTT GTCCAGAATTTAATAGAAAGATGCCTACAGTTATATATGAATAAAGATGAAGTGGTTAAAACACTTCTGACTCGGGCAAAGATAGATCCTGGATTCACTACCCTTG TATGGCAGAAGTTGGAGGAAGAGAACGCTGATTTCTTCAGGGCCTACTATATCAGGCTAAAATTGAAAAAGCAAATTCTTTTATTCAATCATTTGCTTGAGCATCAGTATCATCTCATGAAGTGTCCCATGCCTGCGAAGGTTCCATTGGCTCCAATACAGAACGGAATCCATCCAATGCCTG TCAACAACCTACCTATGGGATACCCAGTGCTACAACAGCCTCCCATGCAAGCAACAGGTCAACCTCATCATCTTGATTCCATGGGTTGTGGTTTATCAAGTTGTCATGTAGTTAATGGAGTCCCTGCCCCAGGCAACTTTCACCCCATTCGAATGAACTCTGGGAATGA TATGGTGATGGACCACAACGCTCCTGATATGGCTCCTGTTATTCAACCAAATGGTACAATGTCATCCGTCTCAGAAATGCCAGTAAGTCCGACATCAGTTGCATCGAGTGGCCATTTCCCCTTCACTGCATCAGAAATATCAGGAATGGGTGCAGATGCATCAGCTCTTGATACAGCATTTACATCTGATGTGGCAAGTTCAGTAGGATTACAGCTTGCGCCAGATGGTGGCAATGGAATTTCCAGATCACTGGATCAAATTCAATGGAATTTTAGTCTATCAGATCTAACGGCAGATTTACCAAACTTGGGAG ATCTAGGAGCTCTGGGAAACTATCCTGGTTCACCATTTTTGCCATCCGATTCAGATATTTTGCTCGAATCACCTGATCAACAGGATATAG TTGACGacttctttgttaattctgaGCCCCCATGCTCTCAATCAGATGAGGATAAATCTTGA
- the LOC137818275 gene encoding uncharacterized protein isoform X2, with product MNKDEVVKTLLTRAKIDPGFTTLVWQKLEEENADFFRAYYIRLKLKKQILLFNHLLEHQYHLMKCPMPAKVPLAPIQNGIHPMPVNNLPMGYPVLQQPPMQATGQPHHLDSMGCGLSSCHVVNGVPAPGNFHPIRMNSGNDMVMDHNAPDMAPVIQPNGTMSSVSEMPVSPTSVASSGHFPFTASEISGMGADASALDTAFTSDVASSVGLQLAPDGGNGISRSLDQIQWNFSLSDLTADLPNLGDLGALGNYPGSPFLPSDSDILLESPDQQDIVDDFFVNSEPPCSQSDEDKS from the exons ATGAATAAAGATGAAGTGGTTAAAACACTTCTGACTCGGGCAAAGATAGATCCTGGATTCACTACCCTTG TATGGCAGAAGTTGGAGGAAGAGAACGCTGATTTCTTCAGGGCCTACTATATCAGGCTAAAATTGAAAAAGCAAATTCTTTTATTCAATCATTTGCTTGAGCATCAGTATCATCTCATGAAGTGTCCCATGCCTGCGAAGGTTCCATTGGCTCCAATACAGAACGGAATCCATCCAATGCCTG TCAACAACCTACCTATGGGATACCCAGTGCTACAACAGCCTCCCATGCAAGCAACAGGTCAACCTCATCATCTTGATTCCATGGGTTGTGGTTTATCAAGTTGTCATGTAGTTAATGGAGTCCCTGCCCCAGGCAACTTTCACCCCATTCGAATGAACTCTGGGAATGA TATGGTGATGGACCACAACGCTCCTGATATGGCTCCTGTTATTCAACCAAATGGTACAATGTCATCCGTCTCAGAAATGCCAGTAAGTCCGACATCAGTTGCATCGAGTGGCCATTTCCCCTTCACTGCATCAGAAATATCAGGAATGGGTGCAGATGCATCAGCTCTTGATACAGCATTTACATCTGATGTGGCAAGTTCAGTAGGATTACAGCTTGCGCCAGATGGTGGCAATGGAATTTCCAGATCACTGGATCAAATTCAATGGAATTTTAGTCTATCAGATCTAACGGCAGATTTACCAAACTTGGGAG ATCTAGGAGCTCTGGGAAACTATCCTGGTTCACCATTTTTGCCATCCGATTCAGATATTTTGCTCGAATCACCTGATCAACAGGATATAG TTGACGacttctttgttaattctgaGCCCCCATGCTCTCAATCAGATGAGGATAAATCTTGA